Proteins encoded in a region of the Nicotiana tomentosiformis chromosome 9, ASM39032v3, whole genome shotgun sequence genome:
- the LOC138899012 gene encoding uncharacterized protein has protein sequence MADALSRKAESMGSLSFIPAGETSLALDVQALANRFVRLDISEPSRVLACVVTRSSLFECIKARQYDDPHFLVLMDTVQHGDANEVAIAGDGVLRPQGRICVLNVDGLRELILDEAHS, from the coding sequence atggctgatgctttgagtaggaaggctgaaaGCATGGGTAGTCTTTCTTTTATCCCAGCTGGGGAGACAtcgttagctttggatgttcaggctttggccaataggtttgtgaggttggatatttcggagcctagcagagttcttgcttgtgttgtaacCCGATCGTCATTGTTTGAGTGCATTAAGGCacgtcaatatgatgatccccactttctTGTTCTAatggacacggtgcagcacggtgatgctaatgaGGTGGCTATTGCTggtgatggggtattgaggccaCAGGGTCGCATTTGTGTTCTAAATGTAGATGGGTTACGAGAGTTGATTCTAGACGAGGCACATAGTTAG
- the LOC138899013 gene encoding uncharacterized protein gives MEKIRRFLYGLNYGLRYSLAQEAETDARFDKVVVIVRQLEHDHSCTYSYVSSYFARYLDMPNDSLDMLFYVSTPVGDSIMVDYVYRSCVVTIRGNETKVDLLLLSMIDFEVIFCMDWLSPYHVILDYHAKTVTLAMPGLPRLEWRDYLGHTPSRVNSYLKAQQMVEKGCLAYLDIVRNVSVDTPIVEQVPIVREFPYVFPSGPSMVTMSFW, from the exons atggagaagatcaggaggttcCTTTACGGCCTCAACTATGGTCTACGTTATAGTTTGGCTCAAGAGGCTGAGACGGATGCTAGGTTTGACAAGGTGGTTGTGATTGTTAGGCAGTTGGAGcatgatcatag ttgcacttactcttatgtgtcgtcctattttgctcgttatttggatatgcctaaTGATTCTTTAGATATGCTtttttatgtatctacaccggtgggtgattctattatggtggattatgtatatcgatcatgtgtggttACCATTAGGGGTAATGAGACTAAGGTTGATCTCTTGTTGCTCAGTATGATagattttgaggtgattttttgtatggattggctatctccatatcatgttattcttgattatcacgctaagactgtgacgttggcgatgccggggttgcctaggttggagtggagagaTTATCTTGGTCACACTCCTAGTAGAGTGaattcatatttgaaggctcaacagatggttgagaaggggtgtttggcgtatTTGGACATTGTGAGgaatgttagtgttgatactcctattgtTGAGCAAGTTCCAATAGTGAGGGAATTCCCATATGTGTTCCCTTCAGGACCctctatggtcactatgagtttctggtga